ttaattattcctttACATCTATAAATTCAACCATtgttgtaaatttaaatttcatctcTTATCTACCTGGTctccttttatatatttcatcatGGTCAGCATTGTTATCAACTATCTAGTAATTTTAGTAGTGGTATTACAACTTTTATCTGTTTCTTGCTCAAATActtcaaaattaataagtttttctaCTCATCTCATTCATCGAGATTCACTTGAATCTCCGTTGTATGATTCATCAACCAACAAAACCAACTTTCTAGAACGAGCCATTCTTCGCTCTAGTTCTCGATTCTATAACGCGAAATCTATCTCAAAATTCCCCAACAATAACGCGAATGAAATTAATTCTATAGATTCAACAGTTTCCGTATCTATTTACTCTGAGTACCTCATAGAGATTTCCATTGGCACACCACCCATCAAGCAATTGGTAGCCTTGGACACCGGAAGCAGCAAAGTATGGACTCAATGTCTCCCCTGTGTCAACTGTTTCAGGCAGACTCAAcccaaatttaattcaaaaagaTCAAGCTcctataaaatattaacatgtGGTGGAAAAGAATGCAAAAAATTGGGCAATGCTAAAACTTGTGAATGGAGATATGGAAAATGTACATacacttttaaatatttggaCAATTCCTCCAGCTCTGGTGATCTAGCCATGGAAACTTTTAAATTGGGAAACAATTTCTTTCGAAAAATGGTTTATGGGTGTTCGAAAAACAACATTGGTGAGTACTATGAGACCATAGCTGGCATTGCGGGGTTCGGAGCTGGGCCTCACTCATTAATAAGTCAGC
This is a stretch of genomic DNA from Impatiens glandulifera chromosome 4, dImpGla2.1, whole genome shotgun sequence. It encodes these proteins:
- the LOC124934629 gene encoding aspartic proteinase CDR1-like, coding for MVSIVINYLVILVVVLQLLSVSCSNTSKLISFSTHLIHRDSLESPLYDSSTNKTNFLERAILRSSSRFYNAKSISKFPNNNANEINSIDSTVSVSIYSEYLIEISIGTPPIKQLVALDTGSSKVWTQCLPCVNCFRQTQPKFNSKRSSSYKILTCGGKECKKLGNAKTCEWRYGKCTYTFKYLDNSSSSGDLAMETFKLGNNFFRKMVYGCSKNNIGEYYETIAGIAGFGAGPHSLISQLSDMVGGKFAYCLVHYLKINTRSKISFGASAIVSGRSTPLVSEYITLEGISVENMAFPIMVGHEKTYTRIPFRSHAILDTGAFLSYLPTGLYQQLKNALRSVIRAEPFENYHLKHCYRFDPNFPTLIIHFSGGAELVLTKRNTIINNNGVWCLVIHPTNSGETIIGSLFQMDYMIGYDLENKSVSFKAVNCSNH